The Bacteroidota bacterium genome window below encodes:
- the alr gene encoding alanine racemase: MRPTRAEISLKAIQHNLEAVRKKVGQSVKVMGIVKANAYGHGLVETSKAFVKFGIDYLGVGFLEEGIILRQNGINCPILVLGGVLGDQVQHFLANDLDITVSSVELAERIEREVDHHSSKKAKVHLKIDTGMERIGVHSDNALQFAQKVAALQHIEIVGIYSHFATAEARDKSFAYSQLDRFSSALNQIKSAGIEIPLQHIANSGGVLDLPESYFTMVRPGIVLYGSYPSDETTESITIETVLSLKSKVVFIKTVEANTSISYGRKYFTSLRTKIATIPIGYGDGYNRRLTNQTNVIIKSQQYPVVGAICMDQIMVDIGDSDIHIGDDVTLIGKDKNAAIGIWELANKVGTNAYELMCGISARVPRIYL, encoded by the coding sequence ATGCGACCTACACGTGCCGAAATATCTCTTAAAGCTATTCAACACAATTTAGAAGCTGTCAGAAAAAAAGTCGGTCAATCTGTAAAGGTAATGGGCATCGTAAAAGCGAATGCTTACGGACACGGTTTGGTCGAAACTTCAAAAGCTTTTGTAAAATTCGGCATTGACTATTTAGGGGTTGGATTTTTAGAAGAAGGAATAATTCTACGGCAAAACGGTATTAACTGTCCGATACTTGTACTTGGCGGAGTTTTAGGCGATCAGGTTCAACATTTTCTTGCAAACGATCTCGACATCACTGTTTCGTCTGTCGAACTTGCCGAACGTATCGAGCGGGAAGTTGATCATCATAGTTCGAAGAAAGCAAAAGTGCATCTTAAAATAGATACCGGTATGGAACGCATCGGTGTTCATTCAGATAATGCACTTCAGTTTGCACAAAAAGTTGCCGCATTACAACATATTGAAATTGTAGGTATTTACAGCCATTTCGCTACAGCCGAAGCGCGCGACAAGAGTTTTGCTTACTCACAACTCGACCGCTTCAGTTCAGCTTTGAACCAAATTAAATCGGCTGGGATCGAAATTCCGTTGCAGCACATTGCTAATAGCGGCGGCGTTCTCGATTTACCGGAATCGTATTTCACGATGGTGCGTCCGGGAATTGTTTTATACGGGTCGTATCCTTCTGATGAAACAACCGAAAGCATCACGATTGAAACTGTGCTCTCATTAAAATCGAAAGTTGTTTTCATAAAAACAGTTGAAGCTAACACTAGCATAAGTTACGGTCGGAAATATTTTACATCGTTACGAACAAAAATTGCCACAATCCCAATCGGTTATGGCGATGGTTACAACAGAAGATTAACTAATCAAACAAATGTGATAATAAAAAGTCAACAATATCCTGTAGTTGGTGCAATTTGTATGGATCAAATAATGGTAGATATCGGAGATTCAGATATTCACATCGGCGACGATGTTACATTAATTGGAAAAGATAAAAACGCAGCTATCGGAATTTGGGAATTAGCAAACAAAGTGGGAACTAATGCCTACGAATTAATGTGCGGTATCTCGGCACGCGTTCCAAGAATTTATTTATAA
- a CDS encoding mannose-1-phosphate guanylyltransferase, whose translation MPNVYAVIMAGGVGARFWPRSREKSPKQLLEIFGKNSMIVNTVKRLDRIIEPKNILIVTNKIQKPLIIKQLPNIPADNIIVEPFGRNTAPCIGLAALFLRRHDPDAVMVTLPADHIIEDVEEFHRVLRLAIWVAYESGKLITVGIQPTRPETGYGYIQINDVSDESNPYFTRGIYKVKTFAEKPNEETAKMFIETGEFLWNSGMFIWRVDTILNEIQKSLPEMYQELMNIDATVGTSKYDSTLELSYKMIRGISIDYGVMEKAKEVFVIKGIFGWSDVGSWDEVYRLSGKDETGNSITGKVMLNNTKNALIHSPDKFTAVIGMEDIIIINTDDALLVCKLGKSQDVKEVVDYLKRKQIDQYL comes from the coding sequence ATGCCAAATGTATATGCAGTAATTATGGCTGGTGGGGTAGGAGCTCGGTTCTGGCCCCGAAGTCGTGAAAAATCGCCGAAGCAGTTGTTAGAAATTTTCGGCAAGAATTCAATGATTGTTAATACGGTTAAAAGATTAGACAGGATAATCGAACCGAAAAACATTTTAATCGTTACAAATAAAATTCAGAAGCCGTTAATTATTAAACAGCTTCCTAATATTCCGGCAGATAATATTATTGTCGAACCGTTTGGCAGAAACACCGCACCGTGTATCGGGCTTGCGGCTTTATTTTTACGCCGGCACGATCCCGATGCTGTTATGGTTACGCTGCCTGCCGACCATATAATTGAGGATGTTGAAGAATTCCATAGGGTTCTTCGATTGGCAATTTGGGTTGCTTATGAATCGGGGAAGTTGATTACTGTGGGAATTCAACCTACGCGCCCCGAAACCGGGTACGGGTATATTCAAATCAACGATGTAAGCGATGAATCAAATCCTTATTTCACGCGTGGAATATACAAGGTGAAAACCTTTGCCGAAAAACCGAACGAAGAGACTGCAAAAATGTTCATCGAAACAGGCGAGTTTCTGTGGAATAGCGGTATGTTCATTTGGCGTGTGGATACAATTTTAAACGAAATCCAGAAATCGCTCCCCGAAATGTACCAAGAACTTATGAACATCGACGCTACCGTAGGCACGAGTAAATACGATTCCACACTTGAACTGTCGTATAAAATGATTCGGGGGATTTCTATTGATTACGGTGTTATGGAAAAAGCCAAAGAGGTTTTTGTTATTAAAGGAATTTTCGGCTGGAGCGATGTCGGTTCATGGGACGAAGTTTACCGCCTCTCAGGTAAAGATGAAACCGGAAACAGCATCACCGGCAAGGTTATGTTGAATAACACTAAAAATGCATTAATTCATTCCCCCGATAAGTTTACAGCTGTTATCGGAATGGAAGATATAATCATAATCAATACTGACGATGCACTATTAGTATGTAAGTTAGGTAAATCGCAGGACGTTAAAGAGGTTGTCGATTATCTTAAACGCAAACAAATTGATCAATATTTATAA
- the rpiB gene encoding ribose 5-phosphate isomerase B: MIAIGSDHGGFSMKEQLKPFIADMGYTIKDMGTTSEEACDYPDYAFAVAKLVSSGDADRGIMIDAVGVASAMVANKLPGVRAAACQNEFAARSSREHNDANLLTLGGRIIGIELAKTIVKAWLVTEFAGGRHQKRVDKISDIDLKYRKG, from the coding sequence ATCATAGCGATAGGAAGTGATCATGGCGGTTTTAGCATGAAAGAACAATTAAAACCGTTCATCGCTGATATGGGATACACAATAAAAGACATGGGAACAACTTCCGAAGAAGCCTGCGATTATCCTGATTATGCATTTGCCGTAGCAAAATTAGTTTCATCGGGGGATGCCGATAGGGGAATAATGATAGATGCTGTTGGAGTTGCTTCGGCTATGGTTGCCAATAAACTGCCGGGTGTTCGAGCGGCTGCTTGTCAGAACGAATTTGCCGCACGAAGTAGTCGCGAGCACAACGATGCGAACCTGTTGACTCTCGGTGGACGCATCATAGGAATAGAATTAGCTAAAACTATCGTGAAGGCTTGGCTCGTTACAGAATTTGCCGGCGGTAGACACCAAAAAAGAGTAGATAAAATTTCTGATATCGACTTGAAGTATCGAAAAGGTTAA
- the atpD gene encoding F0F1 ATP synthase subunit beta has product MNTGKIVQVIGPVIDIDYSGGKLPAILNAIKIKRTNIEGIEEELICEVQQHLGEERVRTVAMDSTDGLVRGMEAIDTESPIMVPVGETVLGRLINVIGKGIDSLPPIESDKYFPIHRPVPDFKDLSTKKEMFETGIKVIDLLEPYSRGGKTGLFGGAGVGKTVIIMELIHNIALHHGGYSVFAGVGERTREGNDLWLEMKESGVLDKTALVFGQMNEPPGARQRVGLTALTMAEYFRDDEGKDVLLFIDNIFRFVQAGSEVSALLGRIPSAVGYQPTLATEMGELQERITSTTKGSITSVQAIYVPADDLTDPAPATTFSHLDATTVLSRQIAELGIYPAVDPLDSTSRILEPGVVGEEHYAIAKRVKEILQTYKDLQDIINILGMDELSDDDKITVARARKIQKFLSQPFFVAEQFTGIPGKYVKLEDTIKGFKGIVNGDYDDIPEGAFYMAGTIEEVLEKANRMQ; this is encoded by the coding sequence ATGAATACAGGTAAGATTGTCCAAGTAATTGGACCGGTCATAGATATAGATTATTCCGGAGGCAAACTTCCAGCAATTTTAAACGCAATAAAAATAAAGCGGACGAACATCGAGGGTATTGAAGAGGAACTGATTTGTGAAGTACAGCAACACTTGGGCGAAGAACGGGTTCGCACAGTAGCTATGGACTCGACCGATGGACTCGTGCGAGGGATGGAAGCAATTGATACTGAATCGCCCATTATGGTGCCTGTAGGGGAAACCGTTCTCGGCAGACTAATTAATGTTATTGGAAAAGGAATTGATTCTCTCCCCCCAATCGAAAGTGATAAATATTTTCCGATTCATCGCCCAGTTCCCGACTTCAAAGATCTGAGTACTAAAAAAGAGATGTTTGAAACCGGAATCAAAGTTATCGACTTGCTTGAACCTTACTCGCGCGGCGGTAAAACCGGTCTATTCGGTGGCGCCGGCGTAGGTAAAACAGTTATCATAATGGAACTTATCCACAACATCGCATTGCATCATGGCGGTTACTCTGTTTTCGCCGGAGTGGGCGAACGAACGCGCGAGGGTAACGACCTTTGGCTTGAAATGAAGGAAAGCGGTGTGTTAGATAAAACTGCACTCGTTTTCGGTCAGATGAATGAACCCCCAGGCGCCCGTCAACGAGTCGGGTTGACAGCTTTGACAATGGCTGAGTATTTCCGCGACGACGAAGGTAAAGATGTTCTCTTGTTCATTGACAACATTTTCAGGTTTGTGCAAGCTGGTTCTGAAGTATCGGCTTTGTTAGGAAGAATTCCATCGGCGGTTGGTTACCAGCCTACGCTTGCAACCGAGATGGGAGAATTGCAGGAACGTATTACTTCAACAACGAAAGGTTCAATCACTTCGGTGCAGGCAATTTATGTTCCTGCCGACGATTTAACCGACCCGGCTCCCGCAACGACATTCAGTCACTTAGATGCAACAACTGTATTGAGCCGCCAAATTGCAGAGTTAGGAATTTATCCTGCCGTCGATCCTCTCGATTCAACATCCAGAATTCTTGAACCGGGTGTTGTAGGCGAAGAGCATTACGCCATTGCCAAAAGAGTTAAAGAAATATTGCAAACTTACAAAGACCTGCAGGATATTATAAATATTTTAGGAATGGATGAATTATCGGATGATGACAAGATAACCGTAGCCCGAGCACGAAAGATTCAAAAATTTTTATCGCAGCCATTTTTCGTTGCCGAACAATTCACCGGAATTCCCGGAAAATATGTAAAATTAGAAGATACAATAAAAGGATTTAAAGGAATAGTCAACGGCGATTACGATGATATTCCCGAAGGTGCATTTTATATGGCAGGCACAATCGAGGAAGTATTAGAAAAAGCAAATCGGATGCAATAG
- a CDS encoding F0F1 ATP synthase subunit epsilon — protein sequence MFDKPYKLEIVTPRKIIFSGEVLSFAAPGVTGGFQVLFDHAPLLSETGIGVIKLTAKDGQEIRYATSGGFVEVKDNSVTMIAETIEIVEEIDVARAEAARERAMKRIKERKPGTDLIRAEAALQRALNRIRNSNK from the coding sequence ATGTTCGACAAACCATACAAATTAGAAATAGTAACACCTCGAAAAATTATTTTCAGCGGCGAGGTATTAAGTTTTGCCGCTCCCGGTGTAACAGGCGGGTTTCAAGTTTTATTCGACCACGCACCACTTCTTTCGGAAACAGGCATAGGGGTTATCAAACTTACTGCAAAAGATGGACAGGAAATCCGGTACGCTACGAGCGGCGGATTTGTTGAAGTGAAAGACAATTCCGTGACTATGATTGCTGAAACAATTGAGATTGTAGAAGAAATAGATGTTGCACGAGCCGAAGCTGCACGTGAACGAGCGATGAAGCGGATAAAAGAAAGAAAACCGGGAACCGATTTGATACGTGCCGAAGCAGCGCTGCAACGCGCGTTGAACAGGATTCGTAACTCTAATAAGTAA
- a CDS encoding transglycosylase SLT domain-containing protein: MKIVFKISLVLLLTFLLQGKIFHFSKWNFGDAFADESSVHQTVAKSTTGNKPSSKLHEYRKIVDERAKANDLDSKLILAIIKQESQFNENAVSERGAQGLMQLMPKTQFELSDDSLDSFHPEKNIKLGVSYFSKLYKLFENAPEEDRICLALAAYNAGPSRIYDAQDLAAYLGEDPLSWRSIQNALPLLSKRYYTLHQPVWDGGKPRNGYFGSWRQTILYVQNVLKFHKDIQ; encoded by the coding sequence TTGAAAATCGTTTTTAAAATATCTTTAGTTTTGTTACTGACATTTCTTTTACAAGGGAAGATTTTCCATTTCTCGAAATGGAATTTTGGAGATGCTTTTGCAGACGAAAGCAGCGTTCATCAAACAGTAGCAAAAAGCACGACTGGTAACAAACCATCATCAAAATTACACGAATACCGGAAGATTGTTGATGAAAGAGCTAAAGCTAATGATCTTGATTCAAAGCTTATACTTGCTATCATAAAGCAAGAATCGCAGTTCAACGAAAATGCTGTTAGCGAAAGAGGGGCACAGGGGTTAATGCAATTAATGCCCAAAACTCAATTTGAATTATCGGACGACTCACTCGATTCGTTCCACCCCGAGAAGAATATTAAACTTGGAGTTAGCTATTTTTCAAAATTGTATAAATTATTTGAAAACGCTCCGGAAGAAGACAGAATTTGTTTGGCTTTGGCTGCATACAATGCCGGACCGAGCCGTATTTATGATGCACAAGATTTAGCTGCTTATTTAGGTGAAGACCCGCTATCATGGCGGTCGATCCAAAACGCACTGCCGCTGCTATCGAAACGCTACTACACGCTGCACCAGCCAGTCTGGGATGGTGGGAAACCCAGAAATGGCTACTTCGGTAGCTGGCGGCAGACTATTTTGTATGTTCAAAATGTTTTAAAATTTCATAAAGATATTCAATAA
- the amrA gene encoding AmmeMemoRadiSam system protein A has product MLTQEERKYLLNIAKQSIEFAVNEKAHQVPLEYPEVFRKLSGAFVTIHKFGELRGCIGYIEATRPLIDTVVETASHAAMNDPRFMPVSIDELEDLELEISILSPLKEITDVNEIEVGTHGIVMEQGSNRGLLLPQVPAEYNWNRDTFLSQTARKAGLPYDAWKKGNTKISIFTAEIFNESNL; this is encoded by the coding sequence GTGTTAACACAAGAGGAAAGAAAATATTTACTAAATATTGCAAAGCAGTCGATAGAGTTCGCTGTAAATGAAAAGGCACATCAGGTTCCGCTTGAATATCCGGAAGTGTTTCGAAAACTCTCGGGTGCATTTGTAACAATTCATAAATTCGGTGAACTTCGAGGGTGTATCGGATATATAGAGGCAACAAGACCATTAATCGACACTGTAGTTGAAACAGCATCGCATGCTGCGATGAATGATCCGAGGTTTATGCCTGTATCAATCGATGAGTTGGAAGATTTGGAGTTGGAGATTTCAATATTATCTCCCTTAAAGGAAATCACCGATGTAAACGAAATAGAAGTAGGCACACATGGTATTGTGATGGAACAAGGATCCAACCGCGGCTTGCTACTACCTCAAGTTCCGGCGGAATATAATTGGAACAGAGATACTTTTCTGAGTCAAACTGCTCGTAAAGCGGGGCTACCTTACGATGCCTGGAAAAAAGGCAACACAAAAATTTCAATCTTTACAGCGGAAATTTTTAACGAATCGAATTTATAA
- the amrB gene encoding AmmeMemoRadiSam system protein B, with protein sequence MDKLNVRQPAVAGLFYPVDARTLIRQVTELLERAKPKKIKGELKALISPHAGYTYSGLTAAYGYKLLENKKYDTVVIISPSHREYFKGVSIFPGNCYKTPLGDVPIDMELSNEIIAEEKLVFLSMSGHHDEHALEVHLPFLQMTLEKFKLVPLVMGDQTPEYCIRLGQALAKVLKSAAKRKKILIVASTDLSHFHPYETAQQLDQRAIDAIENFDHIQLLNELYNQTTEACGGGPTAAAMIAAKGLGANKVEKLFSCNSGDVTGEKREVVGYLSAVIYKSVD encoded by the coding sequence ATGGATAAATTAAATGTACGCCAGCCTGCTGTAGCAGGATTATTTTATCCTGTTGATGCAAGAACGTTGATTCGACAGGTTACTGAATTATTGGAACGCGCCAAACCAAAAAAAATTAAAGGCGAATTAAAAGCTCTTATTTCGCCGCATGCCGGTTATACATATTCAGGGCTAACTGCTGCCTACGGCTATAAATTATTAGAGAATAAAAAATACGACACTGTTGTAATTATTTCGCCAAGTCACCGAGAATATTTCAAAGGAGTTTCAATTTTTCCCGGAAACTGCTACAAAACTCCACTTGGTGATGTGCCAATTGACATGGAGCTTAGTAACGAAATTATTGCCGAGGAAAAATTAGTGTTTCTTTCTATGTCAGGTCACCACGACGAACATGCTCTCGAGGTTCATCTCCCTTTTCTACAAATGACTTTAGAAAAATTTAAACTCGTTCCGCTTGTAATGGGCGACCAAACTCCGGAATATTGCATCCGGCTTGGTCAGGCATTGGCAAAAGTTTTGAAGTCCGCCGCAAAGAGAAAGAAAATACTCATTGTTGCCAGCACCGATTTATCGCATTTCCACCCATACGAAACGGCTCAGCAACTCGATCAGAGAGCTATCGATGCGATAGAAAATTTTGATCACATACAATTATTAAATGAACTCTATAACCAGACTACCGAAGCATGCGGAGGAGGTCCGACAGCAGCAGCAATGATTGCAGCAAAAGGATTGGGCGCCAACAAAGTTGAAAAATTGTTCAGTTGTAATTCGGGTGATGTAACCGGAGAGAAACGTGAAGTAGTTGGTTATCTTTCGGCAGTAATTTATAAATCTGTCGATTAA